In Streptomyces sannanensis, the DNA window GGTGGGGGCGGTGGGCATTCGGGTCGTAGCGCTTGGCGCGGCCGTCGGTGGCCACCTCGATCACCTCGCCGAGCAGGACGAGCTCACCGAGGGTGTTGCAGACGGTCCCGCGTCCGACGACCACTGCTTCTCGTCCACTGCTTCTCGTCGACGGGGCCGAGGTCACCTACTGTGGACTGTGCCTGGATTGTTCCACCGCCCTGAGCTCCATGACCGCTTGGTTCGGAAGGATTTCCCATGTCTGAGAAGCACGATGCAATCGTCGGAGACGTGCAGACGGAGGACGGAGGCGGCTGCCCGGTCATGCATGGGCGCGCCCCCCACCCCACTCAGGGCGGCGGAAACCGCCAGTGGTGGCCGGAGCGGCTCAACCTGAAGATCCTCGCCACGAACCCCGCTGTGGCCAACCCCCTCGGCGAGGAGTTCGACTACGCCGAGGCGTTCAAGACCCTCGACCTCGCGACCGTGAAGCGGGACATCGCGGAGGTGCTGACGACCTCGCAGGACTGGTGGCCGGCCGACTTCGGCCACTACGGCCCGCTCATCATCCGGATGGCGTGGCACAGTGCGGGCACCTACCGGATCAGCGACGGCCGCGGCGGCGCCGGGGCCGGCCAGCAGCGATTCGCCCCCCTCAACAGCTGGCCGGACAACGCGAACCTCGACAAGGCCCGCCGCCTGCTGTGGCCGGTCAAGAAGAAGTACGGCCGGAGCCTGTCGTGGGCCGACCTCATGGTCCTCGCCGGCAACGTCGCCCTGGAGTCGATGGGATTCAAGACCTTCGGCTTCGGTGGCGGTCGTGAGGACGTCTGGGAAGCGGAGGAGGACGTCTACTGGGGTCCCGAGACCACCTGGCTCGCCGACGATCGCTACTCCGGGGACCGGCAGCTGGAGAACCCCTTCGGCGCCGTCCAGATGGGCCTCATCTACGTCAATCCGCAGGGCCCGAACGGCAACCCGGACCCGCTCGCCGCGGCCCGCGACGTCCGTGAGACGTTCCGCCGGATGGCGATGAACGACGAGGAGACGGTCGCCCTGATCGCGGGCGGTCACACCTTCGGCAAGACCCACGGCGCGGCCCCGGCGGACCACGTCGGCGCCGACCCCGAGGCCGCCCCGCTCGATGAGCAGGGCCTCGGCTGGAGGAATTCCTTCGGCACCGGCAAGGGCGGCGACACGATCACCAGCGGTCTCGAGGGTACGTGGACGGACACCCCGGTGACCTGGGACAACAGCTTCTTCGAGATCCTTTTCGGCTACGAGTGGGAGCTGTTCAAGAGCCCCGCCGGCGCGTACCAGTACCGGCCGAAGGACGGTGCCGGGGCGGGTACCGTCCCCGACGCTCACGACCCGTCGAAGAGCCACGCCCCGACGATGCTGACGACCGACCTCTCGCTCCGGTTCGACCCGGTCTACGAGCCGATCGCGCGGCGCTTCAAAGAGAACCCCGAGGAGTTCGCGGACGCCTTCGCCCGGGCGTGGTTCAAGCTGACCCACCGCGACATGGGCCCGGTCGTGCGCTACCTCGGCCCGGAGGTCCCCACCGAGACGCTGCTGTGGCAGGACCCGCTGCCGCCGCGGACGAACGGGTTCATCGACGCCGAGGACATCGCCGACCTGAAGGCCAGGGTCCTCGCATCGGACCTGTCGGTGTCCCAGCTCGTGTCCACCGCGTGGGCCGCGGCCTCGTCCTTCCGCGGCAGCGACAAGCGCGGCGGCGCCAACGGCGGGCGCATCCGCCTCCAGCCGCAGAGCGGTTGGGAGGTCAACGAGCCCGACCAGCTGGCGACGGTGCTGCACACGCTGGAGGGGATCCGGCAGACCTTCAACGCCGACCGGGCCGACGGCAAGCAGGTCTCGCTCGCCGACCTGATCGTGCTCGCCGGCGGTGCCGCCGTCGAGCAGGCCGCCGAGGACGCCGGCTTCGACGTCGAGGTCCCCTTCTCGCCGGGCCGCGTGGACGCGTCGCAGGAGCACACCGACGTGGAGGCGTTCGCCGCACTCGAGCCGACCGCCGACGGGTTCCGCAACTACCTCGGGAAGGGCAACCGGCTGTCGGCCGAGTACCTGCTGCTCGACCGGGCGAACCTGTTGACCCTGAGCGCCCCCGAGATGACGGTTCTCATCGGTGGCCTCCGCGTCCTGGGCGCGAACCACCAGCAGTCGCCGCTCGGCGTCTTCACCACGACCCCCGGGTCTCTGACCAACGACTTCTTCGTCAACCTGCTCGACCTGGGCACGACGTGGAAGGCGATGTCGGAGGACGCGAACACGTTCGAGGGTCGCGACGCCACGGGCGAGGTCAAGTGGACCGGCAGCCGTGCCGACCTCGTCTTCGGGTCGCACTCCGAGCTGCGCGCGCTCGCGGAGGTGTACGCGAGCGACGACGCGAAGGAGAAGTTCGTGAACGACTTCGTCGCGGCGTGGGACAAGGTGATGAACCTCGACCGGTTCGACCTCGTCTGACCATGACGTCCAGGTCGGCCCGACCCGGCCGACCTGGACGTCCTCAGTCCGAAGGCTCTCGACACCGCTCGCCTCCGGTGCGCCGTCGCACTCACGTGCGAGGGCCGGTTCGGACCCCGCCGGTGGCGCAGGGCGGCGGCGGTGATGGCGTGGGGCCGCACTCGGTCGGCGGCAGCACCGCCGGAGGTATGGGAGTGCGTCGCGGAGGTCCCGCCCGGCCAGGTCACAGTGATGGTGACACCTGCGAGATCCATTGTCAGGTGCCCACCCGACAGGGGGCACCTCAATCGCTCACCTCCGGCGTCGCCTGGCGGCTCCACGAGAGATGGCTGGGGTGCGGGGTGGGCGCGCGGCGGATGGCGATGAGGGCGATGTCGTCGCCGAGGCTCCCTCTGGTGTGGGCGAGCAGGTCCCGCTGGATGTGTTGAAGCAGGGCTTCGGGGGATTTGTCGGACCACTGGGCGGCGCGTTCCGCGAACGGGTAGAAGACGCCGTCGCGGTCGCGAGCCTCGATGACGCCGTCGGTGTAGAGGAGCAGGGTGTTGCCGGAGTCGAAGGGCAGCACGTCGAGGGTGTGGTCGTCCGGGTCGGTGAGGCCGACGCCCAGTGGGGGTGCGGGGTGCAGGTTCGGGACGGTCACGGTGTTATCCAGACCGAGCAACAAGGGCGCCGGGTGGCCGCAGCTGGTCATTCGGATGACGGGTTCGTCGTCGGGGATCTCCAGCAGGACAGCGGTGACGAAGCGTTCCCCGGCCTCATCCTCCGGTTCGAAGTCGGCCAGGTAGCGGGTCACGCTGCGTCCCAGGGCAGCGGCCATCTGGGGCAGGGCGGCGTGCTGGTGAGCGGCCTCGCGGAAGGCGCCGAGCAGGAGGGCGGCCTCGCCGATGGCGGGCAGCCCCTTGCCCTGTACGTCGCCGATCATCACACGCACTGCGCTGTCGGTGCGGGCGGCGGCGTACAGGTCGCCGCCGATCTCGGCCTCCTCCTCGGCGGACAGATAGAGGCAGGCGAGCTGCAGCGGGCCGAGCCTGCTGGGCAGTGGCCACAGCAGGGCGTGCTGAGCGGCCTCGGCGACCGACCGCACCTGGGCCAGCTGGCGTCTGTGCCAACGGCGCGCCACAGAGAAGAACACGATCAGCAAGGAGAGCACCACGAGGGCGAGCACCTGTACCAGCAGGTTCTGCGAGTACTGCACGCCGAGGCGCCAGCCGATGTACGCCTGCGCCGCCACGGCCAGGGCTCCGATGCCGCCCGTCGTCCAGGGCCCGGCGAACGACGCGGCGATCGCGGGCGCGATCACCAGCAGGGGGCCGAGGACGATGTTGGGGGTCGCTATGTCCACGACCGTGATCAACACGATGAGCGCGACCGGGAGCACCAGCAACGCATGGACCGGCCGTAGCTGCCCCATCCCGGCAAAGCGCCGCCTGGAAGCCATGTCTTCCACAGTGCACCCACCCAGGGCGGTTAGCGAGAGAAGCCAACGCACCACCGTGCCGGACGCTGAGGCACAGCCGGCCCCGGACCCGCTGCAGCGTGACCTCCCCGCGAACGCGCTCGACGAGCGCTGGTGCGGCGACATCACCCATATCCAGGTCGGCAGCGCATGACTGTATCTCGCCTGCGTGATCGACCTCCGCAGCCGCCGGGTACTGGGCTGGCCGATGGCCTCCCACATGCGCACCAAGCCGGTCATCCGGTCCGCGGGACGGGGAGCGACTGGATAGGGCGAGGAGGCGGCGGACGGACCCCGGCTGCGCCGCGCCCGGTCAATCCCGGGTCGACGCCGGCCGGGGTCGGTGGGAGCGCTGGGAGCATGGGAGCGGGAGAGGGCTCCCATTCTGCTCCGGAAACGCTTCAGGGGCCGTTCGAAAACGGCCCCTGAAGCGCGACATCACCATCGGGACGACAGGATTTGAAGCTGCGACCCCTTGACCCCCGGCAATGCGGTCGATCAGGCCTTGGAGCCCTGAACGGCAGTCCGCGCCCATACGGCGCAGTCAAAGCCCGTACGACGCATCTCAGGGGATTCGCCGTCCCCTGCGGCACTCTCCGGAGGCCCTGAAAGTTCTGCGCCTCCTTGAAGGGGGGCGAGGCGACGTGCCCGATGCTCGACCAGCCTGGGCTCTGTCCCGTGGATCATGATCGGGTACCGCAACGTGCTCACTGTCTCGGCGGCGGATTGGACCGGTCCGGCAGGTTTCGGCCGACGGCTTTGGTGTGTTGTCGAGCCTGATCGGTAACGGCTGAATGCGGTGACCTGGCCGGCTGTGGGGCCGTGTACTGCTCCCGTGCATCAAGTAGCTCGTCCCAGTGCTCCGCTGCCCCTGCGCAGGCGGAATCCAGAGCTTTGCGGGCATGCAATGCGTCCATAGGATCCGGCCATGTCGATCACGCCTTCCATACCCGTCCTCCGCGGCAGCAAGGACACCGATCTCCGCGCCCTGGACGAGGAATTGATCCTGCGCCGAGCGCACCAGGAGTACCACATTCCCCTCGCGGCGATCGCACTCGTCCACGCCGAGCGGCGGGCCGTCGAGGTCAGGCTCACGGCACCCACCGGGACCGCGCCGACCGTCTACCGGATCGAAGACGTCAGCGAGGCCGCCGCCACCGCCTTCGCCGAGTCCGTGAACGCCGTGCTTCCGCCGGCCGCCGAGGGCGCCGCCGCGGTCGACGGCTCCACCCTCGTCACCACCCGCACCGTCGAGCGCGAGCCCGAGACCCCGAGGGAGGCGTTCCGGCGGCGGGTCAAGTGGTTCCTGGTGGGCTCCGTACTCGCGATCGTCGCGATGAGCGTGCTCGTCTCGGTCGTCGTGCACCCCGTCATGATGATCTTCGTCTGGATCTCGGGCGGCGTCGGCTTCCCGTTCGCGGGCGCGGTTGCGTCGCTGACCCCGTCGCTCGTCGAGCGCTGGCGCCTGCCCCGGCACGGCATCACGGTGACGGCGGACTACGCCCACATCGCCGCCGAGCCGAGCCTCTACCTGTACGCGGACCTGGACGGGCACACGCGGACGTACTTCGACACGAGCGGCCGCCTCCGTATCGAGATCAGCTACGACCCGCGTGATCCCAGCAAGGTGGTCCGCGCCGACGGCAAGGGGCGATGGGGACAGACGATTCTCCTCCTGATGGCGGGCGGCATCGCCCTGCTCGCCCTCGTCGCGTTCTTCGCTACCCCCTTCATGGACCCCGGCGTGTAGAACGGTCCCGCCTGTACGTCCCCTCCGGGCGGGTGCCACGGCCCGCCCGGAGGGAGCCCCCGGGCACTGACACGCTCTCGCCGCACCAGCTGACCCCACGGTCCTCGTAGCGGCCATCAACGAATGACTCCGACCCGCACATTCGATACACGCCCCACAGGGTTGATCGAATACTCCCCGGTCCCGTCCGGCGCTTCCGTACCGTCGGCCAAGGCTACGACCACGGCCTCGACACCCTTGCACGCAGCTACGGAGTCGACGTGGCCGACTGCGGCCGTCGGGTCGGACGACGGACGGAAACGTCAGGCGGCGGACGGGGGTGTCATTCGCCGGGTCTCGCTACCAGCCGGCCTTTACCCCGTTGTAGGCCTTACGGCAGTCGGCGTTGGTGGCCTGTTCGGCGAGCTTCTGCATGGCGTTCTGCCAGACCTTCTTGGCCACCTTCTCCAACTCCCGTGTCTGGGCAGGGACGTTCGGGGCGTACTTCCTGATCGTCCCGATGGCGGAGGTGGTGAACTTGTTGCACACCGGTCCGGAGGCGTTCCGGTAGCGGGTGTCCAGGTCCGTGGCCACCGCTTGGCCGTTCTTGGTGGCCCAGTTGTTCCAGGCCGCGCACGCCTCCTGGGTGAAGGCCTGCTGGTCGGCCTCGCTCAGGTTCACGACCTCGACCATCATGGCGTTCTGGACCTTGTCGGGGACCGTGAAGTCCGTGACGGGGAACTTGTCGAGGGTGGTGAGCAGCGCCTCCTGACACGCGGCCGGCAGCGGGGCCGCCTGCGCGGAGACGGGGAAGGACAGGGCGGAGGCGGACAGGAGAGCCGCGGTGAGGACCGTGCGCTGGACGGTACGCGAGAGGGTCATGGGGGTGGTGCTCCTTGCATGAAGAATGTGTTGGTCCGGGCATGAATCAACGCCCGGTTACAGAACGATGACCGGCTCCCGCAGGTCACGGCGGCTGTCCGGCCGGATGGCCGGTGGCCCGCCGGTCAGGTGGGGCCTACGCGCTGTGCGGCTGCTTCGGGCTCCGTCGTGTGCGCGGGCGTGCCCGCGTTCACGCCGGGCCCGGAGCGGTCTGGGGTGCGGCGCCTTCGTTCCGGTGGGAGGGCGTCGCGGGTACGCCGACGGAAGACCATGAACGCGGCCAGCGCCGCCCCCATGAGCCAGAGCAACTGGATCGCGAGGCCCTGGGCCACCGGCGCGGTGGAGAAGGCCGCGGACATGCTGGCCTGCACGGCTCCGTACGACGGCAGAAAGCGCACGATGGCGCTGTCCGACCCGGAGCTCGACAGGGGGTTCTGCAGGGCGACGTCGATGATGCTGATCATCAGGATGGCGAACATGCCCTCCACCTCACGGCGGAGCACCG includes these proteins:
- the katG gene encoding catalase/peroxidase HPI, producing MSEKHDAIVGDVQTEDGGGCPVMHGRAPHPTQGGGNRQWWPERLNLKILATNPAVANPLGEEFDYAEAFKTLDLATVKRDIAEVLTTSQDWWPADFGHYGPLIIRMAWHSAGTYRISDGRGGAGAGQQRFAPLNSWPDNANLDKARRLLWPVKKKYGRSLSWADLMVLAGNVALESMGFKTFGFGGGREDVWEAEEDVYWGPETTWLADDRYSGDRQLENPFGAVQMGLIYVNPQGPNGNPDPLAAARDVRETFRRMAMNDEETVALIAGGHTFGKTHGAAPADHVGADPEAAPLDEQGLGWRNSFGTGKGGDTITSGLEGTWTDTPVTWDNSFFEILFGYEWELFKSPAGAYQYRPKDGAGAGTVPDAHDPSKSHAPTMLTTDLSLRFDPVYEPIARRFKENPEEFADAFARAWFKLTHRDMGPVVRYLGPEVPTETLLWQDPLPPRTNGFIDAEDIADLKARVLASDLSVSQLVSTAWAAASSFRGSDKRGGANGGRIRLQPQSGWEVNEPDQLATVLHTLEGIRQTFNADRADGKQVSLADLIVLAGGAAVEQAAEDAGFDVEVPFSPGRVDASQEHTDVEAFAALEPTADGFRNYLGKGNRLSAEYLLLDRANLLTLSAPEMTVLIGGLRVLGANHQQSPLGVFTTTPGSLTNDFFVNLLDLGTTWKAMSEDANTFEGRDATGEVKWTGSRADLVFGSHSELRALAEVYASDDAKEKFVNDFVAAWDKVMNLDRFDLV
- a CDS encoding PP2C family protein-serine/threonine phosphatase, encoding MASRRRFAGMGQLRPVHALLVLPVALIVLITVVDIATPNIVLGPLLVIAPAIAASFAGPWTTGGIGALAVAAQAYIGWRLGVQYSQNLLVQVLALVVLSLLIVFFSVARRWHRRQLAQVRSVAEAAQHALLWPLPSRLGPLQLACLYLSAEEEAEIGGDLYAAARTDSAVRVMIGDVQGKGLPAIGEAALLLGAFREAAHQHAALPQMAAALGRSVTRYLADFEPEDEAGERFVTAVLLEIPDDEPVIRMTSCGHPAPLLLGLDNTVTVPNLHPAPPLGVGLTDPDDHTLDVLPFDSGNTLLLYTDGVIEARDRDGVFYPFAERAAQWSDKSPEALLQHIQRDLLAHTRGSLGDDIALIAIRRAPTPHPSHLSWSRQATPEVSD